One part of the Streptomyces lydicus genome encodes these proteins:
- a CDS encoding FAD/NAD(P)-binding protein, protein MNASARPSVVLVGAGPRGTGLIERIAANAPELYGDTPLDLHVVDPHPPGGGRIWRHDQSPLLWMNSTAEDVTMFTDESVEQAGPVRPGPSLAEWAEAVRAGEIAVDPGLAEAVAALGPRDFAGRRLQSAYLGWVYERAVAALPPSVAVHEHRRPAVRVSGSREGRQQVWLAGRPAPLLADLVVLALGHLDSELPPDQQELSDFAARHGLLHLPPAFTADSDLSALRPGEPVLVRGFGLAFVDLMVLLTEGRGGSYTEGPDGQLTYRPSGREPVLHVGSRRGVPYHSKIGYRLSGERPPVPRFFGPEQVDELLARPGGVDFRRDVWPLIGKELGFAHYHRLFTAHPERTRMNRADFEEKYALADPAGPALGALVAAAVPDPADRLDLDALDDPLAGVRYPDGEALQEGLRGYIEADLARRHDPAHSPDLAVFLALLSVYGQLVRIGDRGPWWHGFFSYLASGPPGPRLRQLLALSRAGVVRFLGAGTTVLADERRGVFRAGSAGLPGEWVEARALVEARLPEPTVERTRDPLLRGLYADGAAATPAGLLAVDPTDARILNRSGSPHPRRFALGPHTDARSGGAFARPRTNAPAFRQNDATARTLLSFLRDRAAPTAPASRVPVPAARTAPTPEEPHAADH, encoded by the coding sequence GTGAACGCCTCCGCGCGGCCGTCGGTCGTCCTCGTGGGAGCCGGGCCGCGCGGCACCGGACTGATCGAGCGGATCGCCGCCAACGCGCCCGAGCTCTACGGCGACACGCCCCTCGACCTGCACGTGGTCGATCCGCATCCGCCCGGCGGCGGCCGTATCTGGCGCCACGACCAGTCCCCGTTGCTGTGGATGAACTCCACCGCCGAGGACGTCACCATGTTCACCGACGAGAGCGTCGAGCAGGCCGGGCCGGTGCGCCCCGGCCCGTCGCTCGCCGAGTGGGCCGAGGCGGTGCGGGCCGGAGAGATCGCCGTCGACCCGGGCCTGGCCGAGGCCGTCGCGGCGCTCGGGCCCCGCGACTTCGCCGGCCGGCGGCTGCAGAGCGCCTATCTGGGCTGGGTGTACGAGCGGGCGGTGGCCGCCCTGCCGCCCTCCGTCGCCGTGCACGAGCACCGGCGCCCGGCGGTACGGGTCTCCGGCTCGCGGGAGGGCCGGCAGCAGGTGTGGCTGGCCGGTCGCCCGGCGCCGCTCCTCGCCGACCTCGTGGTGCTCGCCCTCGGCCATCTGGACTCCGAACTCCCGCCCGATCAGCAAGAGTTGAGTGATTTCGCGGCGCGTCACGGGCTGCTGCACCTGCCGCCCGCGTTCACCGCCGACAGCGATCTGAGCGCCCTGCGGCCCGGCGAGCCGGTCCTCGTCCGCGGCTTCGGGTTGGCCTTCGTCGACCTGATGGTGCTGCTGACCGAGGGCCGCGGCGGCTCGTACACGGAGGGCCCCGACGGGCAGCTGACCTACCGGCCCTCGGGGCGCGAGCCGGTGCTGCACGTCGGCTCGCGGCGCGGGGTGCCGTACCACTCCAAGATCGGCTACCGGCTGTCCGGCGAACGGCCGCCGGTGCCGCGCTTCTTCGGGCCGGAACAGGTCGACGAGCTGCTCGCCCGGCCCGGCGGAGTCGACTTCCGCCGCGACGTCTGGCCGCTGATCGGCAAGGAGCTGGGCTTCGCCCACTACCACCGGCTGTTCACCGCGCACCCCGAGCGCACCCGGATGAACCGGGCGGACTTCGAGGAGAAGTACGCCCTCGCCGACCCCGCCGGCCCCGCGCTCGGGGCCCTGGTCGCCGCCGCGGTCCCGGACCCCGCCGACCGGCTCGACCTCGACGCCCTCGACGACCCGCTGGCCGGCGTGCGCTACCCCGACGGGGAGGCGCTGCAGGAGGGACTGCGCGGCTACATCGAGGCCGACCTCGCCCGCCGCCACGATCCCGCGCACAGCCCCGACCTGGCGGTCTTCCTCGCGTTGCTGTCGGTCTACGGCCAGCTGGTGCGGATCGGCGACCGCGGCCCCTGGTGGCACGGCTTCTTCAGCTATCTCGCCTCCGGCCCGCCCGGACCGCGGCTGCGGCAGCTGCTCGCGCTGTCCCGTGCCGGAGTGGTGCGCTTCCTCGGCGCCGGCACCACCGTCCTCGCCGACGAGCGGCGCGGGGTCTTCCGCGCCGGGAGCGCCGGCCTGCCGGGGGAGTGGGTGGAGGCCCGGGCGCTGGTGGAGGCCCGGCTGCCGGAGCCGACCGTCGAGCGCACCCGCGACCCGCTGCTGCGCGGCCTGTACGCCGACGGGGCCGCGGCAACCCCCGCCGGGCTGCTGGCCGTCGACCCCACCGACGCCCGGATCCTGAACCGGTCCGGCTCCCCGCACCCGCGCCGCTTCGCGCTGGGGCCGCACACCGACGCCCGCTCCGGCGGCGCGTTCGCCCGCCCCCGTACCAACGCACCCGCCTTCCGGCAGAACGACGCCACCGCGCGGACGCTGCTCTCCTTCCTGCGCGACCGGGCCGCCCCCACGGCCCCCGCATCCCGTGTCCCCGTCCCCGCCGCCCGCACCGCACCCACCCCCGAGGAACCCCATGCCGCTGACCACTGA
- a CDS encoding slipin family protein, whose translation MVQELVTAGVAVGCAGVVYFMAAARVIKQYERGVVLRLGRLASAVREPGFTMIIPGIDRLRKVNMQIVTLPVPAQEGITRDNVTVRVDAVVYFKVVDAADAIVRVEDYRFAVSQMAQTSLRSIIGKSELDDLLSNREKLNQGLELMMDSPAIGWGVTVDRVEIKDVSLPETMKRSMARQAEATRDRRARVINADAELQASKKLAEAAAAMSDQPAALQLRLLQTVVAVAAEKNSTLVLPFPVELLRFLERSGTQTPVPPGPAGTEVPPAGAAAAQQPRPPVAPQPPEEPAPEHPRSADEPLRPPAGDGTGPASEPAPAPVLEPLPEAEELT comes from the coding sequence ATGGTCCAAGAACTGGTGACGGCGGGGGTGGCCGTGGGCTGCGCCGGCGTGGTGTATTTCATGGCGGCGGCCCGCGTGATCAAACAGTACGAGCGCGGTGTGGTGCTCCGGCTGGGGCGGCTGGCCTCCGCGGTGCGGGAGCCGGGCTTCACCATGATCATTCCGGGTATCGACCGGTTGCGTAAGGTCAACATGCAGATCGTCACGCTGCCGGTGCCCGCGCAGGAAGGCATCACCCGCGACAACGTCACGGTCCGGGTCGACGCGGTGGTCTACTTCAAGGTCGTGGACGCCGCCGACGCGATCGTCCGGGTCGAGGACTACCGCTTCGCGGTCTCCCAGATGGCGCAGACCTCGCTGCGCTCGATCATCGGCAAGAGCGAGCTGGACGACCTGCTGTCGAACCGCGAGAAGCTCAACCAGGGGCTGGAGCTGATGATGGACAGCCCCGCCATCGGCTGGGGGGTGACCGTCGACCGGGTGGAGATCAAGGACGTCTCGCTGCCGGAGACGATGAAGCGCTCGATGGCCCGCCAGGCGGAGGCGACCCGCGACCGGCGCGCCCGGGTGATCAACGCCGACGCCGAGCTGCAGGCGTCGAAGAAGCTGGCCGAGGCCGCCGCGGCGATGTCCGACCAGCCCGCCGCGCTGCAACTGCGGCTGCTGCAGACCGTGGTGGCGGTGGCCGCCGAGAAGAATTCCACCCTCGTCCTGCCCTTCCCCGTCGAGCTGCTGCGGTTCCTGGAGCGCTCCGGGACGCAGACCCCCGTGCCGCCCGGCCCGGCCGGGACGGAGGTGCCGCCGGCCGGGGCGGCGGCCGCGCAGCAGCCCCGGCCGCCGGTCGCCCCGCAGCCCCCGGAGGAGCCGGCCCCCGAGCACCCGCGGAGCGCCGACGAGCCGCTGCGTCCCCCGGCCGGGGACGGTACGGGCCCCGCGTCGGAGCCCGCGCCGGCCCCCGTCCTGGAGCCGCTGCCCGAGGCGGAGGAACTGACCTAG
- a CDS encoding ABC transporter substrate-binding protein, whose translation MSHQRSTHPRSTALNRRRTTLTTALALAAGSVLLTACGGGTAAGGAGDVVAAGTTGLKINIGPDQHRLHGTKDPEIAALVPARVRRTGELRIGVSADGSPPLTFHATDDKTLIGVEEDLATLVADTLGLKPRFDPLSWENLFVGLDSGKLDGVFSNVTVTEERKDRYDFATYRLDQLAMEAKKGSGWKVRGAKDVAGRTIAVDSGTNQEKILVDWSKENEKAGRKPVDIKYFKKPSDTYLALQSGRLDGFFGPNPTAAYHVATAGRTEIVGTFSGGGSSVQGKIAATTKKGSGLVKAYAAALRKVIDNGRYGKVLARWGLTGEALKTSQINPPGLPRTEN comes from the coding sequence ATGTCCCACCAGAGATCCACGCACCCGAGGAGCACCGCCTTGAACCGCCGCCGCACCACCCTGACCACCGCCCTCGCGCTCGCCGCCGGCTCCGTACTGCTGACCGCCTGCGGCGGGGGCACGGCGGCGGGCGGTGCCGGCGACGTCGTCGCCGCCGGCACAACGGGGCTGAAGATCAACATCGGGCCCGACCAGCACCGCCTGCACGGCACCAAGGACCCGGAGATCGCCGCCCTGGTGCCTGCCCGGGTCCGCAGGACCGGCGAGCTGCGGATCGGGGTGAGCGCCGACGGCAGCCCGCCGCTGACCTTCCACGCCACCGACGACAAGACCCTGATCGGCGTCGAGGAGGATCTCGCCACCCTCGTCGCCGACACCCTCGGCCTCAAGCCCCGCTTCGACCCGCTGTCCTGGGAGAACCTCTTCGTCGGTCTGGACAGCGGCAAGCTCGACGGGGTCTTCTCCAACGTCACCGTCACCGAGGAGCGCAAGGACCGGTACGACTTCGCCACCTACCGGCTCGACCAGCTGGCGATGGAGGCGAAGAAGGGCAGCGGCTGGAAGGTCCGCGGCGCCAAGGACGTGGCCGGCCGGACCATCGCGGTGGACTCCGGCACCAACCAGGAGAAGATCCTGGTCGACTGGAGCAAGGAGAACGAGAAGGCCGGCCGCAAGCCGGTCGACATCAAGTACTTCAAGAAGCCGTCCGACACCTATCTCGCGCTCCAGTCGGGCCGTCTCGACGGCTTCTTCGGCCCCAACCCGACCGCCGCGTACCACGTGGCCACCGCGGGCCGGACGGAGATCGTCGGCACCTTCTCCGGCGGCGGCAGCAGCGTCCAGGGAAAGATCGCGGCCACCACGAAGAAGGGCAGCGGACTGGTCAAGGCGTACGCCGCGGCCCTGCGGAAGGTCATCGACAACGGCCGCTACGGCAAGGTGCTGGCCCGCTGGGGCCTGACCGGCGAGGCGCTGAAGACCTCGCAGATCAACCCGCCCGGCCTGCCCCGGACCGAGAACTGA
- a CDS encoding amino acid ABC transporter permease codes for MPLTTDPPAQRTAPERAAPAPADDPASLKVVPVRHPWRWAAVAVTAVLIAQFVHGLVTNPAWEWEVFAQFFTAETVLKAVWVTLQLTVYGTALGFALGVVLAFMRLSASPFLRWVAFGYVWAFRSIPLIVQLLFWFNLAYLYKRLDFGIPFGPGFFHFDTMGLVGAMGAAVLGLALHQAAYAAEIVRSGVLAVDGGQLEAAAALGLPRLRQLRRIVLPQAMRSILPNATNEVISLFKGTSIVSVMAIGELFYQVQVIYGRNGRVVPLLMVATAWYVLLTTVLSVLQHYVERHFAKGATR; via the coding sequence ATGCCGCTGACCACTGACCCGCCCGCGCAACGGACCGCGCCGGAACGAGCCGCGCCGGCCCCCGCCGACGACCCGGCGTCCCTGAAGGTCGTCCCCGTCCGTCACCCCTGGCGCTGGGCCGCCGTCGCGGTGACCGCCGTGCTGATCGCCCAGTTCGTGCACGGACTGGTCACCAACCCCGCCTGGGAATGGGAGGTGTTCGCCCAGTTCTTCACCGCGGAGACGGTGCTCAAGGCGGTCTGGGTCACCCTCCAGCTCACCGTCTACGGCACCGCCCTCGGCTTCGCGCTGGGCGTGGTGCTGGCCTTCATGCGGCTGTCCGCGAGCCCCTTCCTGCGCTGGGTCGCCTTCGGCTACGTCTGGGCCTTCCGCTCCATCCCGCTCATCGTCCAGCTGCTGTTCTGGTTCAACCTCGCCTACCTCTACAAGCGCCTGGACTTCGGCATCCCCTTCGGCCCCGGCTTCTTCCACTTCGACACCATGGGCCTGGTCGGCGCGATGGGCGCGGCGGTGCTGGGCCTGGCGCTGCACCAGGCCGCGTACGCCGCCGAGATCGTGCGCAGCGGGGTGCTCGCGGTGGACGGCGGGCAGCTGGAGGCGGCCGCCGCGCTCGGGCTGCCGCGGCTGCGGCAACTGCGCCGCATCGTCCTGCCGCAGGCGATGCGTTCGATCCTGCCGAACGCCACCAACGAGGTCATCTCCCTCTTCAAGGGCACCTCGATCGTCTCGGTCATGGCGATCGGCGAACTCTTCTACCAGGTCCAGGTCATCTACGGACGGAACGGCAGGGTCGTGCCCCTGCTGATGGTCGCCACCGCCTGGTACGTCCTCCTGACCACCGTGCTCTCCGTCCTCCAGCACTACGTGGAACGCCACTTCGCCAAGGGAGCCACCCGATGA
- a CDS encoding S1 family peptidase encodes MRNERTTPRSGIARRTRLIAVASGLVAVGAIAIPTANAQDPAPARTFSAAQLSAAGDAVRAADVAGTAWRVDSRTHTLVVTADSTVSQAEVAKIERAAGGNADAVRIDRIAGTFRKLISGGDPIYAPSWRCSLGFNVRSGSTYYALTAGHCTDGNPPWTTSSGASIGPTAGSSFPGNDYGIIKYTGSVAHAGTVGSQDITSAGTPSVGQTVTRRGSTTGTHSGKVTALNATVNYGGGDIVSGLIQTTVCAEPGDSGGPLYSGTTALGLTSGGSGDCTSGGTTFFQPVTEALSAYGVSVY; translated from the coding sequence GTGAGGAACGAGCGCACCACCCCCCGCAGCGGCATCGCGAGACGCACCCGGCTGATCGCCGTGGCGTCCGGACTGGTGGCCGTCGGAGCCATCGCCATTCCGACCGCCAATGCCCAGGACCCCGCTCCTGCCAGGACGTTCAGCGCGGCGCAGCTCAGCGCCGCCGGTGACGCGGTACGTGCCGCGGACGTCGCCGGAACCGCCTGGCGGGTCGACAGCAGGACCCACACGCTGGTCGTCACCGCCGACAGCACCGTCTCCCAGGCCGAGGTCGCCAAGATCGAACGGGCCGCGGGCGGCAACGCGGACGCGGTCCGCATCGACCGGATCGCGGGCACCTTCCGCAAGCTCATCTCCGGCGGCGACCCCATCTACGCCCCCAGCTGGCGCTGCTCGCTCGGCTTCAACGTCCGCAGCGGCAGCACCTACTACGCCCTGACCGCCGGTCACTGCACCGACGGCAACCCGCCGTGGACCACCAGCTCCGGCGCGAGCATCGGCCCGACCGCGGGCAGCAGCTTCCCCGGCAACGACTACGGGATCATCAAGTACACCGGCTCGGTCGCCCACGCGGGTACCGTCGGCAGCCAGGACATCACCAGCGCCGGCACCCCGAGCGTCGGGCAGACCGTCACCCGCCGCGGCTCCACCACCGGCACCCACAGCGGCAAGGTGACCGCCCTCAACGCCACGGTCAACTACGGCGGCGGCGACATCGTCTCCGGCCTCATCCAGACCACGGTCTGCGCCGAGCCCGGCGACAGCGGTGGCCCGCTGTACTCCGGCACCACGGCGCTGGGCCTGACCTCCGGCGGCAGCGGCGACTGCACCTCCGGTGGCACCACGTTCTTCCAGCCCGTCACCGAGGCGCTCAGCGCGTACGGCGTGAGCGTCTACTGA
- a CDS encoding amino acid ABC transporter ATP-binding protein, which translates to MSTHSAMVEARGIHKSFGSLDVLKGVDLEVRAGEVTVVLGPSGSGKSTLLRTLNHLEKVDSGTVRVNGELVGYRRSGNRLHELRERDILKQRTQIGFVFQNFHLFPHLTVLENLVEAPVAALRRPRKDAVAGARALLDRVGLADKADAYPRTLSGGQQQRVAIARALALEPKLLLFDEPTSALDPELVGEVLDVIKDLAHRGTTMIVVTHEIGFAREVADTVVFMDGGRIVEQGPPGQVLDHPRHARTKSFLSKVL; encoded by the coding sequence ATGAGCACACACAGCGCGATGGTCGAGGCCCGCGGGATCCACAAGAGCTTCGGCTCGCTCGACGTCCTCAAGGGGGTCGACCTGGAGGTCCGCGCCGGCGAGGTCACCGTCGTCCTGGGCCCGTCCGGCTCCGGGAAGTCCACCCTGCTGCGCACCCTCAACCACCTGGAGAAGGTCGACAGCGGCACGGTGCGCGTGAACGGCGAGCTGGTCGGCTACCGGCGGTCCGGCAACAGGCTCCACGAGCTGCGCGAGCGCGACATCCTCAAGCAGCGCACCCAGATCGGCTTCGTCTTCCAGAACTTCCACCTCTTCCCGCACCTGACCGTGCTGGAGAACCTCGTCGAGGCGCCGGTCGCCGCGCTGCGCCGCCCCAGGAAGGACGCCGTGGCCGGCGCGCGGGCGCTGCTCGACCGGGTCGGGCTCGCCGACAAGGCGGACGCCTACCCGAGGACGCTGTCCGGGGGCCAGCAGCAGCGGGTCGCCATCGCCCGGGCCCTCGCCCTGGAGCCGAAGCTGCTGCTCTTCGACGAGCCGACCTCCGCGCTCGACCCGGAGCTGGTCGGCGAGGTCCTCGACGTCATCAAGGACCTGGCGCACCGGGGCACCACCATGATCGTCGTCACCCATGAGATCGGCTTCGCCCGCGAGGTCGCCGACACCGTCGTCTTCATGGACGGCGGGCGGATCGTCGAGCAGGGCCCGCCCGGCCAGGTCCTCGACCACCCGCGCCACGCGCGCACCAAGTCCTTCCTCTCCAAGGTCCTTTGA
- a CDS encoding LLM class flavin-dependent oxidoreductase, whose translation MSAPRPPLRLAVALDAPPGSGAPVPYDARHFVALARLAERGGLDFVTLGDSFARPGLDASAVLARVAPATEHLGLVPTVTTTHTEPFHVSTAVATLDWVSRGRAGWAVAVSTTEADAALFGRRPAAPPAEVWQEAGEVADVVARLWDSWEDDAEIRDRASGRFIDRDKVHHVDFTGSSFTVRGPSIVPRPPQGRPVTLVEVPPAAGPADAPGAGDTADVSDRAVREVAAAHADVALVRADDPQTAGAALAELLARARALGRDPDLLLVLASLPVELAGPADAAGLAELLADWYAAGAADGFHLRPADPAHDLALLVDGTVPALRDRGLRRPGRPGGTLRDHLGLPRPASRYAHA comes from the coding sequence ATGTCCGCACCCCGCCCCCCGCTCCGGCTGGCCGTCGCGCTGGACGCCCCGCCCGGATCCGGCGCCCCGGTCCCCTACGACGCGCGGCACTTCGTCGCCCTCGCCCGGCTCGCCGAGCGCGGCGGCCTCGACTTCGTCACCCTCGGCGACAGCTTCGCCCGGCCCGGTCTCGACGCGTCGGCCGTGCTGGCCAGGGTCGCGCCCGCCACCGAACACCTCGGCCTGGTGCCCACCGTCACCACCACCCACACCGAGCCGTTCCACGTCTCCACCGCCGTCGCCACCCTGGACTGGGTCAGCCGCGGCCGGGCCGGCTGGGCCGTGGCGGTCTCCACCACCGAGGCCGACGCGGCGCTCTTCGGCCGCCGCCCCGCCGCCCCGCCCGCCGAGGTCTGGCAGGAGGCCGGCGAGGTCGCCGACGTCGTCGCCCGGCTGTGGGACAGCTGGGAGGACGACGCCGAGATCCGCGACCGGGCGAGCGGCCGGTTCATCGACCGCGACAAGGTGCACCACGTCGACTTCACCGGCAGCTCCTTCACCGTCCGCGGCCCGTCCATCGTGCCCAGGCCCCCGCAGGGCCGGCCGGTCACGCTGGTGGAGGTTCCCCCGGCCGCCGGCCCGGCGGACGCCCCGGGCGCGGGGGACACCGCCGACGTCTCCGACCGCGCCGTACGGGAGGTGGCCGCGGCGCACGCCGATGTCGCACTGGTCCGGGCCGACGACCCGCAGACCGCCGGTGCCGCCCTCGCCGAACTGCTCGCCCGCGCCCGCGCGCTCGGCCGTGACCCGGACCTGCTGCTCGTCCTCGCCTCGCTGCCGGTCGAGCTGGCCGGCCCGGCGGATGCCGCCGGGCTCGCCGAGCTGCTCGCCGACTGGTACGCCGCCGGTGCCGCCGACGGCTTCCACCTGCGGCCCGCCGACCCGGCCCACGACCTGGCGCTGCTGGTCGACGGCACCGTCCCCGCCCTCCGCGACCGCGGTCTGCGGCGCCCCGGCCGGCCGGGCGGCACGCTGCGCGACCACCTCGGTCTGCCGCGCCCCGCCAGCCGCTACGCCCATGCCTGA
- a CDS encoding DUF1684 domain-containing protein: MSTDAREEWREWHERRVAAVSGPYGPPTVTGTHWLDDLPDGRIEGLPGVWTVEGDGVVLRAAAGDGLAVDGAPAAGDSPSPGRHGGHPHRLGPDGSPGATRVTWGARHLLVLRREGRWAVRVHDPDSAARRGFAGIEVHPYDGRWVLPGLFRPYAQGRTARVRHADGQRRGLGLAGELAFIVAGDEHTLQVAVEGDGSLWAVLADATSGTDSYRFRFLRPPAPAEDGTVTVDFNRTLLPPCAFADHFLCPFPPPGNTLPFALRAGERNRIDR, translated from the coding sequence ATGAGCACCGACGCACGCGAGGAGTGGCGGGAGTGGCACGAGCGGCGGGTCGCCGCCGTCTCCGGCCCGTACGGTCCGCCGACCGTGACCGGCACCCACTGGCTGGACGACCTTCCCGACGGCCGGATCGAGGGGCTGCCGGGCGTCTGGACCGTCGAGGGCGACGGGGTGGTGCTGCGGGCCGCCGCCGGGGACGGGCTCGCCGTCGACGGCGCACCGGCGGCCGGCGACTCCCCATCGCCCGGACGGCATGGGGGGCACCCCCATCGGCTCGGCCCGGACGGCAGTCCCGGCGCCACCCGGGTGACGTGGGGCGCACGGCACCTGCTGGTGCTGCGCCGCGAGGGCCGCTGGGCGGTGCGCGTCCACGACCCGGACTCCGCGGCCCGCCGCGGGTTCGCCGGCATCGAGGTCCATCCGTACGACGGGCGCTGGGTGCTGCCGGGGCTGTTCCGCCCGTACGCGCAGGGCCGCACGGCCCGGGTGCGGCACGCCGACGGGCAGCGCCGGGGCCTGGGCCTCGCCGGGGAACTCGCCTTCATCGTCGCGGGGGACGAGCACACCCTGCAGGTCGCGGTCGAGGGCGACGGCTCGCTGTGGGCCGTGCTCGCCGACGCCACCAGCGGCACCGACAGCTACCGCTTCCGCTTCCTGCGGCCGCCCGCGCCCGCCGAGGACGGCACCGTCACCGTGGACTTCAACCGCACCCTGCTGCCGCCCTGCGCGTTCGCCGACCACTTCCTGTGCCCCTTCCCGCCGCCCGGGAACACCCTGCCGTTCGCCCTGCGCGCGGGGGAGCGGAACCGCATCGACCGCTGA
- a CDS encoding NtaA/DmoA family FMN-dependent monooxygenase (This protein belongs to a clade of FMN-dependent monooxygenases, within a broader family of flavin-dependent oxidoreductases, the luciferase-like monooxygenase (LMM) family, some of whose members use coenzyme F420 rather than FMN.), whose translation MSPTSPTPPPRKQIHLAAHFPGVNNTTVWADPGSGSHIAFPSFAHLARTAERGLFDFFFLAEGLRLREHKGRIHDLDVVGRPESLTVLSALAAVTERLGLAATVSATFNEPYELARRLASLDHLSGGRAAWNVVTTSDAFTGENFRRGGYLDRADRYTRAAEFVATARELWDSWTADGQPRPIAHQGEHFTVRGEFTVPRSPQGHPVVIQAGDSPEGREFAASAADVIFTRHSGAEAGRAFYADVKGRLARYGRRPGDLKIMPGVTFVLGDTAAEAQEHAAEIRRRQVSPQQALLALEQVWGVDLSAYDPDGPLPDIDPDPHGELAQGRVRIADPKAVADKWRALSRAKGLSIRETVIETTGRQSFVGTAQDVAARMDAFVQTDAADGFILVPHLTPGGLDPFVDRVVPLLQERGVFRTAYSGSTLRSHLGLPEPARTGGRGGRP comes from the coding sequence ATGTCCCCGACGAGCCCCACCCCGCCGCCCCGCAAGCAGATCCATCTCGCCGCGCACTTCCCCGGCGTCAACAACACCACCGTCTGGGCCGATCCCGGTTCGGGGAGCCACATCGCCTTCCCGTCCTTCGCGCACCTGGCCCGGACCGCCGAGCGCGGCCTGTTCGACTTCTTCTTCCTCGCCGAGGGGCTGCGGCTGCGCGAACACAAGGGCCGCATCCACGACCTCGACGTGGTCGGCCGGCCCGAGTCGCTCACCGTGCTGAGCGCGCTGGCGGCGGTCACCGAGCGGCTGGGCCTGGCCGCCACCGTCAGCGCCACCTTCAACGAGCCCTACGAGCTGGCCCGCCGGCTCGCCTCCCTCGACCACCTCAGCGGAGGGCGGGCCGCCTGGAACGTGGTCACCACCTCCGACGCCTTCACCGGCGAGAACTTCCGCCGCGGCGGCTACCTGGACCGTGCCGACCGCTACACCAGGGCCGCCGAATTCGTCGCCACCGCACGGGAGTTGTGGGATTCCTGGACCGCGGACGGGCAGCCCCGCCCGATCGCGCACCAGGGGGAACACTTCACCGTGCGCGGGGAGTTCACCGTTCCGCGCAGTCCTCAGGGCCACCCCGTCGTCATCCAGGCCGGGGACTCGCCCGAAGGCCGGGAGTTCGCCGCCTCGGCCGCCGACGTGATCTTCACCCGGCACAGCGGGGCGGAGGCCGGCCGGGCCTTCTACGCCGACGTCAAGGGCCGGCTCGCCCGGTACGGCCGGCGGCCCGGCGACCTCAAGATCATGCCGGGCGTCACCTTCGTGCTCGGCGACACCGCGGCCGAGGCCCAGGAGCACGCCGCCGAGATCCGCCGCCGGCAGGTGTCGCCGCAGCAGGCGCTGCTCGCGCTGGAGCAGGTCTGGGGCGTCGACCTCTCCGCGTACGACCCGGACGGGCCGCTGCCGGACATCGATCCGGATCCGCACGGCGAGCTGGCGCAGGGCCGGGTGCGGATCGCCGACCCGAAGGCGGTCGCCGACAAGTGGCGGGCGCTGTCCCGCGCCAAGGGCCTGTCGATCCGCGAGACGGTCATCGAGACCACCGGCCGGCAGTCGTTCGTCGGCACGGCGCAGGACGTCGCGGCGCGGATGGACGCCTTCGTGCAGACCGACGCCGCCGACGGGTTCATCCTGGTACCGCATCTGACGCCGGGTGGGCTGGACCCGTTCGTGGACCGCGTGGTTCCGCTCCTCCAGGAGCGCGGCGTCTTCCGCACGGCGTACTCGGGCTCGACCCTGCGCTCCCACCTGGGGCTGCCGGAGCCCGCACGCACCGGGGGAAGGGGCGGACGGCCATGA